The following nucleotide sequence is from bacterium.
ACCGCCGGCGAGCGCCGGCGCATGACGAAGGACGCGCCCGAGATACTCGTCACCACGCCGGAGTCGCTCTTCCTCCTCCTCACCTCGGCGGCGCGCGAGGTGCTGCGCGGTGTCGAGACGGTTATCGTCGACGAGGTGCACGCCGTCGCCGGCACCAAGCGCGGCAGCCACCTGGCGCTGAGCCTCGAGCGCCTCGACGCGCTCCTCGCGCAGCCGGCGCAGCGCATCGGCCTGTCGGCGACCGTGCGTCCGCTGGAGGAGGTGGCGCGCTACCTCGGCGGGGCCGCGCCGGTGGCGATCGTGCAGGCTCCGGTCGAGAAGCGCTTCGATCTCACCATCGAGGTGCCGGTCGAGGATCTCGCCGCGATGGGCCAGCCGATCGGCACGTCGAAGAGCGGCAGCGCCTCGGGCGCCGAGGAGCGTACGGGCATCTGGCCGCACGTGGAGGAGCGGCTGCTGGCGCTGATCCGTGCGCACCGCAGCACCATCGTCTTCGCCAACTCGCGCCGGCTCGCCGAGCGGCTGTCGGCGCGCCTCAACGAGCTGGCGGAGACGGAGGTCGCGCGCGCGCACCACGGCTCGGTCAGCCGCGAGCAGCGGCTCCAGATCGAGGACGCGCTGCGCGCCGGGGCGCTGCCGTGCGTGGTGGCGACCTCGTCGCTGGAGCTGGGCATCGACATGGGAGCCGTCGACCTGGTCGTGCAGGTCGAGGCGCCGTCGTCCGTCGCGGCCGGTCTCCAGCGCATCGGCCGCGCCGGCCATCGGGTGGGGGCGACGAGCCGCGGCGTCTTCTTCCCGAAGTACCGCGGCGACCTCCTCGAGACGACGGTCGTCGTCGAGCGCATGCGCGCGGGCGCGATCGAGGCGCTGCGCTACCCGCGCAACCCGCTCGACGTGCTGGCGCAGCAGATCGTCGCGATGGTGGCGATGGACGACTGGACGGTCGATCGGCTGGAGGAGGTCGTGCGGCGCACGGCGCCGTTCGCCGAGCTGCCGCGCGCCGCCTACGAGGGCGTGCTCGACATGCTCGCGGGGCGCTATCCGTCCGAGGCGTTCGCCGAGCTGCGGCCGCGGCTCAACTGGGACCGCACCACGAACCGCCTGACGCCGCGGCCGAACGCGCAGCGCCTCGCGGTGACGTCCGGCGGCACGATCCCCGACCGCGGCCTCTACGGCGTCTTCCTCGCCGGCGAGCATCCGACCCGCGTGGGCGAGCTCGACGAGGAGATGGTGTTCGAGAGCCGTGTCGGCGAGGTGTTCCTGCTCGGCGCGTCGAGCTGGCGCATCGAGGACATCACCCACGACCGCGTACTGGTCTCGCCCGCGCCCGGCGAGCCGGGGAAGATGCCGTTCTGGCGCGGCGACGCCCCCGGGCGCGACGTCGAGCTGGGGCAGGGGATCGGCGCCTTCGTGCGCGAGCTGGCTGCACTGCCCGACGCCGCGCGCACGGCCCGGCTGCGCGCGGTCGGGCTCGACCGGCGCGCCGCCGGCAACCTCGCCCGCTACCTCGCCGAGCAGCGCGAGGCGACGGGCGTCCTGCCCGACGATCGCACGCTCGTCGTCGAGCGCTTCCGCGACGCCGTCGGCGACTGGCGTGTCTGCATCCACTCGTTCTTCGGCGCCCGCGTGCACGCGCCGTGGGCGCGGGCCATCGAGGCGCGCCTGCGCCAGCGTCTCGGCCTCCAGGTGCAATCGCTCTGGACCGACGACGGCATCGTCCTGCGCATCCCCGACGCCGACGACGTGCCGCCCGCCGACGCGATCCTCTTCGACCCCGAGGAGATCGACGACCTCGTCACCGCCGAGATCGCCGACTCGGCGCTGTTCGCGAGCCGCTTCCGCGAGTGCGCCGCCCGCGCGCTCCTGCTGCCGCGGCGCCGGCCGGGGGCGCGCACGCCGCTCTGGCAGCAGCGGCAGCGCAGCGCGCTGCTCCTCCAGCAGGCGAGCAAGCATCCGTCGTTCCCGATCGTGCTCGAGACCTATCGCGAGTGCCTCCAGGACGCCTTCGACCTGCCGGCCCTCCAGGCCCTGCTCGGCGCGGTGCGCAGCCGCGACGTGCGCGTGGTCGAGGTCGACACGCCGTTCCCGTCGCCGTTCGCGAGCGCGCTGCAGTTCTCCTACGTCAGCGTCTTCATGTACGAGGGCGACGCGCCGCTCGCCGAACGGCGTGCGCAGGCGCTGTCGCTCGACCGCGCGCTGCTCGCCGAGCTGCTCGGTCGCACCGAGCTGCGCGAGCTGCTCGACGACGACGCGCTCGCGGCGCTCGAGCTGGAGCTGCAGCGGCTCGACGCCGGGCACCGCGTCCGCGACCCCGACGACCTGCACGACGCGCTGCGGATGCTCGGCGACCTGTCCCGCGACGAGGTCGCGCCGCGGCTCCCCGATCCGGCGGCGGCCGACGCCATGCTGGCGGGGCTCGAGCGCGCGCATCGCGTGCTGCAGGTCCGCGTCGCCGGCGTGGCGCGCTGGATCGCGATCGAGGACGCCGCGCGCTACCGCGACGCGCTCGGCGTCGCCATGCCGCTCGGTGTACCGCGCGCGTTTCTCGAGCCGGTGGCGGCGCCGCTGGACGACCTCGTCGGCCGCTGGGCTCGCCGCCACGGCCCGTTCCGGTCCGCGGACGTGGCGGCCCGCTTCGGGCTCGGCGTCGCCGTGGCCGAGGAGGCGCTGCGCCGGCTGGAGGTGGAGGGCCGCGTCGTCGAGGGCGAGTTCCGCCCGGGCGGGAGCGGGCGCGAGTGGATCGACGTCGACGTGCTGCGCCGCCTGCGCCGGCGCTCGCTGGCCGTGCTGCACAAGGAGGTCGAGCCGGTCGCGCCCGAGCAGCTCACGCGCTTCGCGCTCGGCTGGCACGGCGTCCGCGCGCGGCCGCTCGGGATGCGGCCGGAGCGCCCGTCGCTCGACGCCGTGCTGCGCGCCGTCGAGCAGCTCCAGGGCGTGCCCATCCCGGCGTCGGCTCTGGAGACGCAGGTGCTGCCGGCCCGGTTGCCCGGCTACGCGCCGGTGCTGCTCGATCAGCTCGGTGCGGCGGGCGAGCTGGTCTGGGCCGGTGCCGGCGCGCTCGGGCACAACGACGGCTGGGTGGTCCTGGCGCTCGCCGACCGCGCCCCGGTGCTGCTGCCGCCGGCGCTGGAAGTCCCGCCGTCGCCGCTCGCGCCGCGCGTCCTCGAGGTGCTGGCCGGCGGCGGGGCGCTCTTCTTCCGCCAGATCGCGGCGGCGACGCGCAGCGAGGACGACGCCGAGGTCGTGCTCGCGCTCTGGGACCTCGTGTGGGCAGGGCTCGTGAGCAACGACACGCTCGCGCCGCTGCGCGCGTTCCTCCAGCGCCGGCGCACGAAGGCGCGGCCGGCGGGCGGCGGCCTGCGACGACGTCCGCCGCGCCTGACGCGCCTCGGACCACCCGCCGGGGCCGGACGCTGGAGCCTCGTGCCGGCGCGCGAGGCGGCGACCACGCGCCAGCTGCACGCGCAGGTCGAGCAGCTGCTGCTCCGCCACGGCGTGGTCACGCGCGGCGCGGTGCTCGCCGACCGCGTGCCGGGCGGCTTCGCCGCCGTGTATCCCGTGCTGAAGGCGATGGAGGAGGCGGGGCGCTGCCGCCGCGGCTACTTCGTCGAGGGCCTCGGTGGAGCGCAGTTCGCGCACGCCGGCGCCGTCGATCGGCTGCGCGCGGCGGCGTCAGAGCCGGGCCGTGCGCAGGTGCTGGCGGCGACCGATCCCGCGAGCCCGTGGGGCGCGGCGCTGCCCTGGCCCGAGCGCGGGCCGGAGGACGCCGGCCATCGGCCCGGCCGCAAGGCGGGCGCGTTCGTCGTCCTCGTCGACGGCCGCCTCGCGCTCTACGTCGAGCGCGGCGGGCGCACGCTGCTCTCGTACGCCGGCGACCCTGCCGTGGTGGAGCCGGCGGCCGAGGCGTTGGCCGAGGCCGCGCGCGCCGGCCTGCTCGGCCGCCTCGAGGTGCAGCGTGCCGACGGCGAGGCGGTGCTCGACACGCCGCTCGCGCGTGCGCTGGCGCAGGCCGGCTTCCACCCGACGCCGTGGGGGATGCGGGTACGTGCCTGAGGGCGCCGCCGCCGACCCGCCTGCACGCTGCGCTCGCCGGGGCGACGCTCCTCCGCACCGCCTCCCGCGTCCCGCAGGCCGGCTGGTGCCCGCGCTCTCAGCCGGCGGTCTGCGGCGCGCCGCCGGTTCGGGTCGCGCGCGTCGAAGCCGCCGGGGA
It contains:
- a CDS encoding DEAD/DEAH box helicase, whose protein sequence is MAAEHPAHARFSPATRAWFASAFAAPTPAQTQAWAAIAEGAHVLVSAPTGSGKTLAAFLWAIDRLAAAPPTLPGVRLLYVSPLKALAVDIEQNLRTPLAGIRGAATRLGLPVPDLGVGLRTGDTTAGERRRMTKDAPEILVTTPESLFLLLTSAAREVLRGVETVIVDEVHAVAGTKRGSHLALSLERLDALLAQPAQRIGLSATVRPLEEVARYLGGAAPVAIVQAPVEKRFDLTIEVPVEDLAAMGQPIGTSKSGSASGAEERTGIWPHVEERLLALIRAHRSTIVFANSRRLAERLSARLNELAETEVARAHHGSVSREQRLQIEDALRAGALPCVVATSSLELGIDMGAVDLVVQVEAPSSVAAGLQRIGRAGHRVGATSRGVFFPKYRGDLLETTVVVERMRAGAIEALRYPRNPLDVLAQQIVAMVAMDDWTVDRLEEVVRRTAPFAELPRAAYEGVLDMLAGRYPSEAFAELRPRLNWDRTTNRLTPRPNAQRLAVTSGGTIPDRGLYGVFLAGEHPTRVGELDEEMVFESRVGEVFLLGASSWRIEDITHDRVLVSPAPGEPGKMPFWRGDAPGRDVELGQGIGAFVRELAALPDAARTARLRAVGLDRRAAGNLARYLAEQREATGVLPDDRTLVVERFRDAVGDWRVCIHSFFGARVHAPWARAIEARLRQRLGLQVQSLWTDDGIVLRIPDADDVPPADAILFDPEEIDDLVTAEIADSALFASRFRECAARALLLPRRRPGARTPLWQQRQRSALLLQQASKHPSFPIVLETYRECLQDAFDLPALQALLGAVRSRDVRVVEVDTPFPSPFASALQFSYVSVFMYEGDAPLAERRAQALSLDRALLAELLGRTELRELLDDDALAALELELQRLDAGHRVRDPDDLHDALRMLGDLSRDEVAPRLPDPAAADAMLAGLERAHRVLQVRVAGVARWIAIEDAARYRDALGVAMPLGVPRAFLEPVAAPLDDLVGRWARRHGPFRSADVAARFGLGVAVAEEALRRLEVEGRVVEGEFRPGGSGREWIDVDVLRRLRRRSLAVLHKEVEPVAPEQLTRFALGWHGVRARPLGMRPERPSLDAVLRAVEQLQGVPIPASALETQVLPARLPGYAPVLLDQLGAAGELVWAGAGALGHNDGWVVLALADRAPVLLPPALEVPPSPLAPRVLEVLAGGGALFFRQIAAATRSEDDAEVVLALWDLVWAGLVSNDTLAPLRAFLQRRRTKARPAGGGLRRRPPRLTRLGPPAGAGRWSLVPAREAATTRQLHAQVEQLLLRHGVVTRGAVLADRVPGGFAAVYPVLKAMEEAGRCRRGYFVEGLGGAQFAHAGAVDRLRAAASEPGRAQVLAATDPASPWGAALPWPERGPEDAGHRPGRKAGAFVVLVDGRLALYVERGGRTLLSYAGDPAVVEPAAEALAEAARAGLLGRLEVQRADGEAVLDTPLARALAQAGFHPTPWGMRVRA